The following coding sequences are from one Panicum hallii strain FIL2 chromosome 5, PHallii_v3.1, whole genome shotgun sequence window:
- the LOC112895696 gene encoding AT-hook motif nuclear-localized protein 27-like, whose translation MADDGASRAELIEPAPALPAEPVTARKPRGRPPGSKNKPKPPVVVTRESEGAMRPVVLELAAGCDVVAAVAAFARRRRVGVSVLCGRGAVAAVRLRLATSPTTASTVTLHGRFEVLSLSGTVLPSEGAASAPAPFSVSLAGAGGQVIGGTLAGEMTAADGVVVVAATFGSAEVHRLPAAAGAEDEDGAGGGEEGRHPHSQLLLQQQQLAPAAGSAAGDVEGLGGYGGGAGTGSGGGHVGRHAHVPEMALWAQPASSRGPAHPLPQF comes from the coding sequence ATGGCCGACGACGGTGCGTCCCGCGCGGAGCTGATCGAGCCGGCCCCGGCGCTGCCGGCGGAGCCTGTGACCGCGAGGAAGCCTCGGGGGCGTCCTCCGGGGTCCAAGAACAAGCCCAAGCCGCCGGTGGTGGTGACGCGGGAGAGCGAGGGCGCGATGCGCCCCGTTGTGCTGGAGCTCGCGGCGGGTTGCGACGTGGTCGCCGCGGTGGCCGCgttcgcgcgccgccgccgggtgGGCGTGTCCGTGCTCTGCGGGCGCGGGGCGGTGGCCGCCGTCCGGCTGCGCCTCGCGACCTCCCCGACGACGGCGTCCACGGTGACGCTGCACGGGCGGTTCGAGGTCCTGTCCCTGTCCGGGACCGTGCTGCCGTCCGAGGGTGCGgcctcggcgccggcgccgttCTCGGTGTCGCtggcgggggcgggcgggcaGGTGATCGGCGGGACGCTGGCCGGGGAGATGACGGCCGCGgacggggtggtggtggtggccgccaCGTTCGGGAGCGCCGAGGTGCACCGGCTGCCCGCGGCCGCAGGCGCGGAGGACGAGGACGGCGCCGGTGGCGGTGAGGAGGGGAGGCATCCGCATTCccagctgctgctgcagcagcagcagctggcgccggcggcagggagcGCAGCGGGCGACGTGGAGGGGCTGGGTGGCTACGGCGGTGGTGCTGGGActgggagcggcggcggccatgtgGGGAGGCACGCGCATGTGCCTGAGATGGCGTTGTGGGCCCAGCCTGCATCCAGTCGCGGCCCGGCCCACCCTTTGCCCCAGTTCTAG
- the LOC112893674 gene encoding uncharacterized protein LOC112893674: protein MESAARLRYGRPDEGGGAEAESSSQAEQEVPCLLDIYVHHARGIHNICIYADQDVYAKFALTSAPDHAPALSTRVAAGGGAGPRFDERLPPLRVRAGRVAVDVLKCEVWMRSCAKRMLEDQLLGFALVPLAAIAAADGARLDRDFELSSTDLFHSPAGTIRLSLALHSGIPGDACPLPERGAESSIASEVVILEPAPPVDYSRIEFDDLKVDQENQAMAVQYLPFLHLGETPRPPEATEDAEMSTSPRWEKAAFSDDGSKNASTTSTVSEDRVISASAGAVEKPVADVDKATSVPMSCRSPDTPTSSSGEKADDVFKSPLGDIDMEAEQSAMQRQIMEMYVKSMQQFSESLAKVQLPLELDGVVVQKEEKPGNKVIHMQQQPQQQQVKKDGTRVFYGSRAFF, encoded by the coding sequence ATGGAGTCGGCGGCGAGGTTGCGGTACGGCCGGCCGGACGAAGGCGGAGGAGCAGAGGCGGAGAGCAGCAGCCAGGCCGAGCAGGAGGTGCCCTGCCTGCTGGACATCTACGTGCACCACGCGCGGGGCATCCACAACATCTGCATCTACGCCGACCAGGACGTGTACGCCAAGTTCGCGCTCACCTCCGCGCCCGACCACGCCCCGGCGCTCTCCACGCGCGtcgcggcggggggcggcgccggcCCGCGTTTCGACGAGCGCCTCCCGCCGCTGCGCGTCCGGGCCGGGAGGGTCGCCGTCGACGTGCTCAAGTGCGAGGTCTGGATGCGCAGCTGCGCCAAGCGGATGCTCGAGGACCAGCTCCTCGGCTTCGCGCTCGTACCGCTCGCCGCCATCGCGGCTGCCGACGGCGCGCGTCTCGACCGGGACTTCGAGCTCTCGTCCACCGACCTCTTCCACTCGCCCGCGGGGACCATACGGCTGTCTCTCGCCCTCCACTCGGGGATCCCCGGCGACGCGTGCCCGCTGCCGGAGCGCGGCGCCGAGTCGTCGATCGCGTCGGAGGTGGTTATCCTCGAGCCCGCGCCACCGGTTGACTACTCGAGGATCGAGTTCGATGACCTTAAGGTGGACCAAGAAAACCAAGCCATGGCCGTGCAGTACCTGCCGTTCTTGCATCTCGGGGAGACTCCGCGGCCGCCGGAGGCCACGGAGGACGCCGAGATGAGCACGAGCCCGCGCTGGGAGAAGGCAGCGTTCTCGGACGACGGCAGCAAGAACGCATCGACGACCAGCACGGTCAGCGAAGACAGGGTGATCTCTGCTTCCGCCGGGGCAGTAGAGAAGCCGGTCGCCGACGTCGACAAGGCCACCTCGGTCCCCATGTCCTGCCGCTCGCCGGACACACCGACGTCCTCCAGCGGGGAGAAGGCCGACGACGTGTTCAAGTCGCCGCTGGGAGACATCGACATGGAGGCCGAGCAGAGCGCGATGCAGCGTCAGATCATGGAGATGTACGTGAAGAGCATGCAGCAGTTCAGCGAGTCGCTGGCCAAGGTGCAGCTGCCGTTGGAGCTTGACGGCGTCGTCGTCCAGAAGGAGGAGAAGCCTGGCAACAAGGTGATCCAcatgcagcagcagccgcagcagcagcaggtgaaGAAGGATGGGACGAGGGTGTTCTACGGAAGCAGAGCTTTCTTCTGA
- the LOC112893675 gene encoding probable NADPH:quinone oxidoreductase 1 yields the protein MEAAAVKPVLRVAAICGSLRKASFNRGLLRAAAEVCEDSVPGLRVDHLDISDLPIINTDLETDGGFPPAVEAFRAKVSQADCFLFGAPEYNYSIATPLKNALDWASRGKNCWADKPAAIVSAGGGFGGGRSQYHLRQVGVFLDLHFINKPELFVQAFQQPPKFDSDGNLIDDQIRERLKQVLLSLQAFTLRFQKD from the exons ATGGAAGCCGCGGCCGTCAAGCCCGTCCTCCGCGTCGCCGCCATCTGCGGCTCCCTCCGCAAGGCCTCCTTCAACCgcggcctcctccgcgccg CCGCGGAGGTGTGCGAGGACTCCGTCCCGGGGCTGCGCGTCGACCACCTCGACATCTCTGACCTGCCCATCATCAACACCGACCTCGAGACCGACGGCGGCTTCCCGCCCGCCGTCGAGGCCTTCCGCGCCAAGGTCTCCCAGGCCGACTGCTTCCTCTTCGGCGCGCCCGAGTACAACTACTCCATCGCAA CCCCCCTGAAGAATGCACTTGACTGGGCATCTAGAGGAAAGAACTGTTGGGCAGACAAACCTGCTGCAATTGTCAGTGCAGGAGGTGGCTTTGGAGGAGGGAGATCACAGTACCATCTCCGTCAGGTTGGGGTATTCTTGGATCTTCATTTCATCAACAAGCCAGAACTGTTCGTCCAAGCATTTCAGCAGCCACCAAAGTTTGACAGTGATGGAAATCTGATTGACGATCAAATCAGAGAGAGGCTGAAGCAAGTGCTCTTATCCCTTCAGGCCTTCACCCTCAGGTTCCAGAAGGACTGA